Within Aureibacillus halotolerans, the genomic segment AGGTTTTTAAAGACTTGATGGGTTTGTTCAATGACATCTCCCTCAATTAATTCACCTGAGGCAGTTAGTGGAATTTGGCCTGAGCTGTAAAAAAGATTGTTTACAACAATTCCTTGTGAGTATGGACCGATAGCAGCTGGCGCATTGTTTGTGTGTACGACTTTCATGACGTTGTTTCCTCCTTAGAAGATGAATTATAAAGCTGAAAAAAAGTGCCTTTATCGACGTCAATTTGCTTTGTTGTAGCATCCACCTTCATGAGACGGAGCAATGAGACGTATTCGTCGACCAGACGCTCTCCGCCCTCTCCAGCAGCTTCTACGAGCACACCAATACCAGCTAGATTTGCTTGGAATTCATCAATCATGCTAATCATACCGTTGATGGTGCCTCCCGCCTTCATAAAATCGTCAACAATGAGCACATTGCTTCCTGCATCTAGGCTTCGCTTCGCCAACACCATTGATTGTATACGTTTGGTTGAACCCGACACATAGTTGATGGAAACGGTCGATCCTTCTGTGACTTTGCTATCACGACGGACAATCACCACTGGCACGCCAAGGTGATACGCCACTGCGTAAGCCAAAGGGATACCTTTCGTAGCGACAGTCATAACGACATCTATTGGTTGCTGTGCGAAATGGGAAGCAAACAATCGACCCGCTTGATGAATCATTGGTGTATCCCCTAGTACATCGGCTAGGTACAAATAGTCCCCTGGAAGAATCCGATCAATCTCCGTCAGCCGTTTCGTCAGCTGTGTCGCAATCGCCTCAGCTTCATCCAAACGAACCATCGGAATGTACTTTACTCCTCCAGACGCGCCTGGAACAGTATGTAAGGAACCAATCCCTTTTTCCTCAAACGTGCTTTTCACTAATGCCAAATCTTCACTAATGGACGATTTTGCGGCATGATACCGATCTGCAAAAAACGTCAGCGAGATCAGCTGGCGAGGATGCTGGAGCAAATAGTGCGTCATATCGATGAGTCGTCCGCTGCGCCTAAACTTCATAGCACAACCCCCAAAACCGAATATTTAATCCTTACTATAACAAATTCATACGTGTTTATACAAGTCTATTGAGTCATGAGGATTGTGTTATTTCTTACACAGTGACACAGAAAGCTTGTCAGCTCATATTTGGTTCGCCATCCATACGAACCGTGTATACCTGATCACAAAACCCTCTTAGGCCATTATAAATGCGTTGCATTCTCGATTCGTGGTGAACTAGAGCAAAAACGGTTGGACCACTTCCACTCATCAATACAGCATCGGCGCCGAAGCGGTGCATTTGCTCCTTAATTTGGGCAACTTCCGGATGTAATTTCATTGTAATAGGCTCAAGGGCATTCCCAAGCAGGGCACATATCTGGTGATAGTCTTGTCGATACAATGCATCCACCATTCCTTCTACATCTGGGTGGATCGTTTGATTGACGTTAAATTGTCCGTAGACGTCTGCAGTTGACACCCCTACGGTTGGTTTCGCCAGCACTACCCAACATGAAGGAGGTGGTGGCAATGGTGTAATGACTTCTCCGCGACCTGTTGCTAAGGCGGTTCCTCCGTGCACACAAAAAGAGACGTCTGAGCCAATTTGAGCCCCGAGCTTTGCGAGCTCAGGTAGCGATAACCTTAGGTCCCAAAGACGATTTAATCCTCGCAACACGGCTGCAGCATCACTACTGCCGCCAGCCAACCCTGCCGCAACAGGAATACGTTTCTGCAGAGCAATTTTCACACCTCTGTTGACGTTGTACGTCTCCTGCAGCAATGCCGCCGCACGGTATGCTAAATTACGGTGGTCGTTTGGAACAAATCGATGTTGAGAGACAAGCTGAATTCGATTTGATGGCAAGTCTGTCAACTCTATCCGATCTGATAAATCAATTGTTGTCATAATCATTTTTACTTCGTGAAACCCATCTTGTCTTTTATGTAAAACATCCAAAGATAAATTAATCTTGGCAGGGGCTTTTATAAATATTTTCACGGACCCACCTCCGATCCTTCTTCTCTTCCTTACGATGACATTGTCATCATTCTGTGGCTATTTTACCATAGATGGGGTGTTGTGAACTCATGAAGCAAATAATTTGCAACAAATGATAATGCAGTTGTTGCGATATGTTAAAGAAGCACGAGAGCGTCAGACGCGCCTCGTGCTTTTGCTGAACCATTACTGTTGGTGTTTTTGATTTGCTAAATGGGCCTCCGCAAGTTCAATGGCTCTTCTCGTCATTGAGCCCGCATCCCTCGCGGTGATACCGCCCCATCCATCTTTTTGCACGGTATCATAAAACCCTAATTCCTTCGCTAGCTCGTCTTTGAACGCTTGAGACATAACGCCTCTTCTTCTGCCCAATAAAAAAACCCCCTTTGGCTACAGCATTTATAGTATGCGCAGCCTAGAGGATTTTATTGCACTTTGGCATAAGAAAAAGCAGCAAACGATTGTTTACTGCCCGCTCAATGCCAACTTTTCCTGATTGTCTTCAAAGAACATAAGCTCCACTGTTTCAGTCAATACATCAGCGTAGCTATAAGAAACACGTTCAAAAGAGTTTTCATCTTGATCCAATTCAACAATAAAAACGGAAGGGTACGTTTCCGATAAGATCCCAGCACGCTCTACTGTCTTCCTCCGACCACCATTGGCTCTAAGAACGAGCCGCTGGCCTAAGTGACCATCCAACGTTCGTTTGATATCCGTCAATGTTTTTGCCACTCGCAACCACCTCACTGTAACAAGCGTATCACATTTAGACAACAGAGTCAAATTAAAATTTAAATTATAACAATTGAGCTAACAGGATGTCAACACATTTATGCCTAATTTCTCCTCTGAAATCTTTTTTATTTTACCCACACTTTGTGAGACTATGTGCAAACTGGCATATTTGTTGTTTTTATTTTTATTAAACTCCCATTTCAGGTGGGTTATCGACAGGCGTATATGGCATGCCCGTGCGCAAAAGTCCTCTGCTTTCAATACCTCCAAGCCCTTTCTCGCCACTCAGTGTATTTTTCAGCACATCCCACGTATGCACACGCTCCATAAATGGCGTATAGCTCAGCTTTGCCACGACATAGACCGGATCTAATGCATGGATGTTTACACGCCCAGGTGATGAAGCATAATTCGCACCTGCACGTATGAGCGATTCAAAATGCGACTGACATGCGCCTGCAAAAATAATCAATTGGTCTAAATGGGGCATCCTTCGTCGGGCTTCATAAACCGTTTTGGCAAAATACCTCGAGTGTCGATACGCTTTAAGCTCATTTTTGGTTCCTTTGCCCTTGATGTACGCATCATGTCCCGTAATGACGAGAATGTCAGGTCGTGCCAGCTCTAGCAAGCCAATGATTTTATCCGGCATTTCTTTTTCTTTTAGGTGAACACTATAGACAGGAATCTCAAGCTTATCATATAATTCCATGCATTTTTTTAAATACAGTGGGTCCCCATCGATATGGAGAACCTTCCCTGGCATTCTAAACGTTTTCACATCATGTGATGGTTGTTGCACACGATATGCATTTTTTTCTTGTTGAAACACATGGTCTTGCCGAAACAACCTATAGGACATGTTTGTTTTTTCTTCAAAGAACTTGCGTTTCTCCTGCTTCTCACGTTCATTGACTATTTGCAAATCATCTACGGGCGCATCGGCCATAAGACGCAGCTCTTCTCCTGCCAAAATGGCTGTATGAGCGGGCGCCCCTTCAAAGCCGACCACACGAAACAACACATCTTTTCCATACGAAACTCTTGCAACCACATCGCCAACTTTGATTTCCATTCGTTTCCTCCTGCCGTCCGCTGACTTCCACATCAGTCTATGAGAAGGGCTCGGAAATCGTGCCTTAGCTTAGGGCGTGTCCTAAAACTCGCTCAGAGGCATCTGTCACTGCCTTTTTGTCCCCTGCTTCGTTCCTTTTCCTTGACGTACGTCCGGTACAAGGCGCTTTGCTTGGAACGAAAAATCGGCAACATCTGCTCCCTTCTGAGTTCTCAGACACACCCTAGTTTATTAGCGATTGCCGCAAATTCAGCAATGTTGAGCGTCTCCGCTCGTCTTGTGCCATCAATTCCCAATGCAGCAAGCGTTTCTTGTAAATAAGGCTTGTCATAGGGCACTTCTGCATCCGCAGGATTGAGAGAAAGAAGATTGTTCAGTAGTGTTTTTCTCCGTTTCGAAAAAGCTGTCCGAATAACAGTAAAGAAAAAGGCTTCATCTTTCACTTCTGCTACTGGAGCAGTGCGGACATCTAATCGAATCACTGCTGAGTCGACATTTGGTTGCGGAACAAAAACCGTCTTCGGTACGGTCATTGCCATAGCAGCTGTCGTATAATATTGAACAGCGATAGACAGCGATCCATACGTTTTGTTTCCTGGTGCTGCGGTCATTCTCTCACCGACTTCTTTTTGGAGCATGACGACAATGCACGACAAAGGCAGGTTTTCTTGAAGTAATTTTAATAAAATCGGGGTCGTTACATAATAAGGAAGATTTGCTACAACTTTAATTGACGTATACCCACTTAGCTGCTCTTGAATCATTTCAGCGACATTGGCCTTCAAAATGTCCTCATTTAGGACGGTGATGTTGTCATATGGAGCGAGTGTTTCCTGAAGAATTGGAATAAGCCTTTGGTCAATTTCATAAGCAACAACACAACCTGCTTTACGAGCAATTTGTTCTGTCAAGGAACCAATACCAGGTCCAATTTCGATCACCGCGTCATCTTTCGTTATTTCAGCGGCTTCAGTAATATTATGAAGAACATTCGTATCGATGAGAAAGTTTTGTCCAAGGCTTTTCTTAAATGCAAAACCGTGCCGACTCAATATATCCTTCGTGCGAGAGAGTGTTGCGATGTCTTTTGCCTTCATGACAAACCCTCCTTATCCATCGTTTCCAAAGCCCGAGCAACCTCGTCATGAGTAATTTGAAACATTCGTAACCTCTGCTGCAGCTGCTTCCCGTTTGTATATCCGATCCTAAGCAACTCACCCAATCGTTTTCGTCGCGCCCTTGAGGTCGGTCCACCGATAAGCCCTGCCTGAATCAACATACGTTGTGGAATCGCATCCTGAGCCGTCTCCGCACCCTTTGGTGTATACACGTGCAGCAGCGCTTCCTGAATCGCCTCTATGCTCGCATGCTCAACGCCGAGGCTTTTCGAAGGTGTACCGGAATGCGCTTGCTTTCGATCAATGAACGCTTGCTTTGCACCTGGAACACGTTGGGTCACAATATGACGTATACGTTGTCCCGGATAGTCGGGGTCAGTTAAAACAATGACACCTCTGCGCTCAAATGCTTTTTCGATTGCCTGCAGGGTTTCCTCAGATACAGCAGATCCGTTTGTCTCAATCGTATCTGCATGGACCGCGCGCGTAATCGCTTGTGTATCAGATTTTCCCTCAACAACAATGATTTCATGTATATTCAAAAAAATTTCCTCCAATAATGAAACTTTTACGTTAGTTTCTTCGTCAAATGGGTACATTATTAATAAGAACAACAGAGAACCCGTTTTATTATACGTGCGGTGCCAAAAAAAGAAAAGCACTCGACGTCTTCCATTCTACCACGTAAAGAACTCAGTAAACCTTTTAGCAGGTGCTCTTCGTTACGCAAAGCAAGATACCCGTAAAACAAAAAAAGAACCAGGCACATATCGCCTGGCTTTCATCAACAGTTCGCAACTCAACTTTATACACTTTAACAAAACACTGTTTTTGTCTTAGAACGAACCTATTCTAAAATACGGATTTTCACGTTTTTGACGCCCCAAGAGTAAGCTTGTTGTTTTGAAGGGAAAAAGACGTCAATTTTGTTTCCTTTAATCGCAGACCCTGTATCGGACGCAATGGCATCACCGTATCCTTCAACATACACTTTAGTACCTAAAGGAATGACACTAGGATCGACAGCAATGACTTTTGCTCCTGGATTGGCACGAAGGTCATAGCCTGTTGCTGTTTTCCCTGAGCAACCCGCACAGTAGGCTGTATAAGCTGTACTTTTCACATAAATTTCACGACCGCCAGAGCTGTTGCTTCGAGAAGGCTGTGAAGAGCTGCCGCTGCCTGCAGATGCAAGCATAACTTCCTGTGCCTTGTCACCAATCGCAACAACCTTGTCTTGGCTTTCTTTTACCGTCTCTTGTTTCAAAAGCTCACGGGAAACCTCTTTGCCATTTTCAAGGGTGACCTCAAAGTGCTTTGCCACAATTCCAGGCACACCTTGCTCAACAACCTTTTTTGACCCTTTATCCAGCGATTTGTCTTTTTTCGTAACTGTGGCAAACCCGGATTCCTCTTCCACTACATCGGTGACTTTTTCAACACGCGTCACTGTCACTGTATCACCTTTGGAGATCATTTCATCTAGCTCCGGTTTTACCTTGTCAAGCTCTCGCAGTTTAATTTCTTGGTTGCGCAAAAAGTCAGCGACGGTAGTCGAAGTTGTCATAGCAGGACCCGCTTTCTCCGTACCTACCTTCAAGGCTACTTCAAATGCTTTGTCTATTTGTATGTTTGTGTTCGGTCCGTTAATCGGGGTGTCGGAAGCTGCTTTAATTTGATCATTTTCATTGAGAGGGAGTTCTCCACGCTCAACTAGATCGCCAACAGTGGCAGCTGTTGTCCAAAGCTCATCAACCTTCTTCCCATCTTCTAAAACAGTGACTTTGCTTGCTGCCTGCCATGTTACATGCATGTCGTCAAAAACTTTGGTTTCTTTTGACGGCACAACAATGTCATGTGCAGATAGACTTATGGACACCTGTTTCAGCGCTTCTTCAACCGTCGTTGCATGTGTTCGGATGGTCGTTTTTTCACCGTCAATGTTTAGAGCAACTGTAGATTTCGTTACCTCAAACATAAACAGTGAGAACAAAGCTAAAAACCCGACGACTGACAGTATTCCGACGAAAAACGCTTTTTTGTGTAACATGGAACCCATTACGTTCGATTTCTTTTTTGACATGCTTTCACACGCCTCCTTTACAACGGAGTGAATTATAAGCAGGTCCTTCCGCAATGTCAAGTGCCCAAGTCACGAACCGTACGTCAAATTATAAGAGGACGAGGGCGAGAAAGGAAGGAAAACCCATCGACAGAAACCTTGCTCAACGCACGTTCTTCAAAGGTTTTTGTCGATTTGTCGAGCGAATTTCCAATTCCCGAAACCCACTCGACAAAAAATTATAAATTAAGTCCGAAAAGACGACATGCATTGTCGTACGTTTGCTGTGCAACATCTTCCTCCGGCTCATCCCGGAGCGCCGCAATTTGCTCGCAAACGAGCCGGACATACGCTGGCTCATTGCGCTTCCCACGATATGGGTGTGGCGCAAGAAAAGGACAATCTGTTTCTATTAACAGACGATCTGCTGGAACAATTTTGGCTACTTCCTTCGGCATATGTGCATTTTTAAATGTTACGGGTCCCCCGAAAGATATGTAAAAACCCATGTCGAGGCATTCCTTCGCAATGTCTACATCACCAGCGAAGCAATGCATGACGCCCCCAACTTCTTCTGCACGTTCAGCTTTCAGAATATCCACAACATCACGTGTCGCTTCTCGATTGTGAATAATAATAGGCAGCTTCGTACGTTTTGCTAGCTGAATCTGTCTGACAAACACTTCTTTTTGAACGTCTGCAGGAGATTTGTCCCAATGGTAATCGAGACCCATCTCACCAAGTGCAACGATTTTTTTTGCGAGTGCAAGCTCCTCTAAATAATTAAGATCACGTTCGGTCATATCAATTGCATCAACAGGGTGCCAACCGCAAGCCGCAAATACGTCGTCATGCGACTCGGCGAACGCCAAAGCGCTCTCAATCGTTTCTGTATCAAATCCAACGACAATCATTTTTTCAACGCCAGCGTCTTTTGCTCGCTGGTATGTCTCTTCCCGATCTTCATCGAACTGATGGACGTTTAGATGGGTGTGTGTATCAAATAATTTCATTGCTTCAACTCCTGTAATTCTGCCATAGTCTAGCATAGTTTCGTTTCAGATCGCTTTCGAAAAAATTTCATTTTAGTTACATTGGCAATCTGTTCCTTAAGATTTTATCAAGAAAGCTCCACATTTATTAAAAATTCGTTGCTTTTTTTCTTAAGGATAGAATCTCATAAGGCAAGTGTAATTTCAAGAACAAACGTTCCTGTTGTGATGTTTTACGCAGGCCTACTCGCTCATAAAAAAACCGTCATATCGCTTATACAAAGCGATACGAACGGCTTTTAGACGATTATGAAACAAACAATTACGAAACCACACTACCGTTAGGCAAATGTTTATCCACTGTTGCCAATGATAACACGCCATCTTTTTCACCTGCAAGGATCATGCCCTGTGACAATTCTCCTCGAAGCTTAACTGGTTTAAGGTTAAACACACAAATCACCTTGCGTCCGACAAGCTCCTCAGCGGTATAATGCTCTGCAATTCCTGAAACGACCTGACGAGTCTCAAAACCGACATCAAGCTTTAGCTTTAATAGCTTGTCCGCCTTTTTCACAGATTCCACACTAAGAATCTCTGCGACGCGAAGCTCCACCTTTCGAAACTCATCGATGTTAATCTCTGGCGTTGGCTCTACTTCTTCAGGTGTTTCAACTTCTACTGGTTTTACTGGAGCGTTCTTTTTCATATCGGCGACAATATGAGCCACTTCTTCTTCTTTATCTAGCCTAGGGAAAATAGGCTCCCCTTTTTGAACGGTGACAGTGGCTTGAATGGCACCAAAGCTGTTTAATGATGCCCAACTGCTAAGGGCACTATCCGTCACACCAAGTTGTCTTCGCATTTCCTTTGATGTTTTTGTGAAAAATGGTTCAAGGAGCAAAGAAACAATACGAAGAGATTCAGCCAAATGATACATAACAGATTCAAGCTGTTCCTTTTTGTCGTCGTCCTTTGCGAGCATCCAAGGCTGGGTTTCGTCGATATATTTATTTGTTCGGCGAATAAAATCCCAAACACTAGAAAGCGCAACTGAAAATTGGAAGTCCTCCATTGCTGCTTCGTAATTGCGAATCGCTTCCATCGCACTTTGCTCAAGATCGCTATCCACATCATTGATGGCTTGTTTGACAACAGGAAGTTCTCCATCGAAGTACTTTGTGATCATCGCTACCGTTCGGTTCAGCAGATTTCCTAAATCATTCGCCAAGTCATAATTGACGCGATCAATAAAGCCCTCAGGCGTAAAAACACCGTCCTGACCAAATGGGACTTCTCGAAGCAGGTAATAGCGAAGGGCATCCAAGCCATACCGATCCATTAACGACTCTGGATCAATGACATTGCCCTTTGATTTTGACATTTTCCCATCCTTCATTAGAAACCAGCCGTGAGCGAAGATTTTTTTCGGCAATGGCAGATCCAAGGCCATCAGCATAATCGGCCAATAGATCGTATGAAAACGGGCAATGTCCTTCCCTATAATATGGGCATCCGCAGGCCAATACTTCTCATATTTTTCATTGTTCTCCGTGCCAAATCCAAGCGCAGCGATATAGTTAATGAGGGCATCGACCCAAACGTAAACGACATGCTTTGGGTTTTCAGGGACTTTGACGCCCCAGTCAAAGGTTGTTCGTGATACAGCAAGATCCTCTAATCCCGGCTTCAAGAAATTGTTGACCATCTCATTCTTAATTGAGACGGGATGGATGAAATCAGGGTGCTCCTCATAAAACGCAAGCAATCGATCGGCATAATTGCTCACCTTAAAAAAGTAGCATTCTTCTTTAACAAGCTCTACAAGATGTCCACTGTCAGGACTTCTTCCATCGACAAGGTCATGTTCAGCATAATAAGTTTCATCTTGAACCGAATACCAGCCTTCATATTCACCTAAATAAATGTCGCCTTGATCAATCAGTTTTTGGAAGAAAAGTTCGACGACCGTTTTATGACGTTGTTCAGTTGTGCGAATAAAGTCATCGTATGTGATGTCGAGCTTGGCCCAAAGCTGTTGAATGCTTTTCGCCATTTCATCTAAGTACTCTAATGGCTGAACACCTTGCTCCTCTGCCTTTCGTTGAATCTTTTGACCATGCTCGTCGGTGCCTGTCAAATACATCACATCGAAACCGCGCATGCGTTTATACCGTGCAATCGCATCACCTGCCACAGTTGTGTACGCGTGACCAATATGCAATTTTCCACTTGGATAATAAATTGGGGTAGTCAGATAGAATGATTTAGACAAAACGGTCTCCTCCTTGTTGAATCCAATCCTATGT encodes:
- the yabG gene encoding sporulation peptidase YabG, encoding MEIKVGDVVARVSYGKDVLFRVVGFEGAPAHTAILAGEELRLMADAPVDDLQIVNEREKQEKRKFFEEKTNMSYRLFRQDHVFQQEKNAYRVQQPSHDVKTFRMPGKVLHIDGDPLYLKKCMELYDKLEIPVYSVHLKEKEMPDKIIGLLELARPDILVITGHDAYIKGKGTKNELKAYRHSRYFAKTVYEARRRMPHLDQLIIFAGACQSHFESLIRAGANYASSPGRVNIHALDPVYVVAKLSYTPFMERVHTWDVLKNTLSGEKGLGGIESRGLLRTGMPYTPVDNPPEMGV
- a CDS encoding small, acid-soluble spore protein, alpha/beta type, which codes for MGRRRGVMSQAFKDELAKELGFYDTVQKDGWGGITARDAGSMTRRAIELAEAHLANQKHQQ
- the metG gene encoding methionine--tRNA ligase, whose amino-acid sequence is MSKSFYLTTPIYYPSGKLHIGHAYTTVAGDAIARYKRMRGFDVMYLTGTDEHGQKIQRKAEEQGVQPLEYLDEMAKSIQQLWAKLDITYDDFIRTTEQRHKTVVELFFQKLIDQGDIYLGEYEGWYSVQDETYYAEHDLVDGRSPDSGHLVELVKEECYFFKVSNYADRLLAFYEEHPDFIHPVSIKNEMVNNFLKPGLEDLAVSRTTFDWGVKVPENPKHVVYVWVDALINYIAALGFGTENNEKYEKYWPADAHIIGKDIARFHTIYWPIMLMALDLPLPKKIFAHGWFLMKDGKMSKSKGNVIDPESLMDRYGLDALRYYLLREVPFGQDGVFTPEGFIDRVNYDLANDLGNLLNRTVAMITKYFDGELPVVKQAINDVDSDLEQSAMEAIRNYEAAMEDFQFSVALSSVWDFIRRTNKYIDETQPWMLAKDDDKKEQLESVMYHLAESLRIVSLLLEPFFTKTSKEMRRQLGVTDSALSSWASLNSFGAIQATVTVQKGEPIFPRLDKEEEVAHIVADMKKNAPVKPVEVETPEEVEPTPEINIDEFRKVELRVAEILSVESVKKADKLLKLKLDVGFETRQVVSGIAEHYTAEELVGRKVICVFNLKPVKLRGELSQGMILAGEKDGVLSLATVDKHLPNGSVVS
- a CDS encoding G5 and 3D domain-containing protein — protein: MSKKKSNVMGSMLHKKAFFVGILSVVGFLALFSLFMFEVTKSTVALNIDGEKTTIRTHATTVEEALKQVSISLSAHDIVVPSKETKVFDDMHVTWQAASKVTVLEDGKKVDELWTTAATVGDLVERGELPLNENDQIKAASDTPINGPNTNIQIDKAFEVALKVGTEKAGPAMTTSTTVADFLRNQEIKLRELDKVKPELDEMISKGDTVTVTRVEKVTDVVEEESGFATVTKKDKSLDKGSKKVVEQGVPGIVAKHFEVTLENGKEVSRELLKQETVKESQDKVVAIGDKAQEVMLASAGSGSSSQPSRSNSSGGREIYVKSTAYTAYCAGCSGKTATGYDLRANPGAKVIAVDPSVIPLGTKVYVEGYGDAIASDTGSAIKGNKIDVFFPSKQQAYSWGVKNVKIRILE
- a CDS encoding TatD family hydrolase → MKLFDTHTHLNVHQFDEDREETYQRAKDAGVEKMIVVGFDTETIESALAFAESHDDVFAACGWHPVDAIDMTERDLNYLEELALAKKIVALGEMGLDYHWDKSPADVQKEVFVRQIQLAKRTKLPIIIHNREATRDVVDILKAERAEEVGGVMHCFAGDVDIAKECLDMGFYISFGGPVTFKNAHMPKEVAKIVPADRLLIETDCPFLAPHPYRGKRNEPAYVRLVCEQIAALRDEPEEDVAQQTYDNACRLFGLNL
- the rnmV gene encoding ribonuclease M5, which translates into the protein MNIHEIIVVEGKSDTQAITRAVHADTIETNGSAVSEETLQAIEKAFERRGVIVLTDPDYPGQRIRHIVTQRVPGAKQAFIDRKQAHSGTPSKSLGVEHASIEAIQEALLHVYTPKGAETAQDAIPQRMLIQAGLIGGPTSRARRKRLGELLRIGYTNGKQLQQRLRMFQITHDEVARALETMDKEGLS
- the veg gene encoding biofilm formation stimulator Veg → MAKTLTDIKRTLDGHLGQRLVLRANGGRRKTVERAGILSETYPSVFIVELDQDENSFERVSYSYADVLTETVELMFFEDNQEKLALSGQ
- the ispE gene encoding 4-(cytidine 5'-diphospho)-2-C-methyl-D-erythritol kinase, which codes for MKIFIKAPAKINLSLDVLHKRQDGFHEVKMIMTTIDLSDRIELTDLPSNRIQLVSQHRFVPNDHRNLAYRAAALLQETYNVNRGVKIALQKRIPVAAGLAGGSSDAAAVLRGLNRLWDLRLSLPELAKLGAQIGSDVSFCVHGGTALATGRGEVITPLPPPPSCWVVLAKPTVGVSTADVYGQFNVNQTIHPDVEGMVDALYRQDYHQICALLGNALEPITMKLHPEVAQIKEQMHRFGADAVLMSGSGPTVFALVHHESRMQRIYNGLRGFCDQVYTVRMDGEPNMS
- the rsmA gene encoding 16S rRNA (adenine(1518)-N(6)/adenine(1519)-N(6))-dimethyltransferase RsmA, which codes for MKAKDIATLSRTKDILSRHGFAFKKSLGQNFLIDTNVLHNITEAAEITKDDAVIEIGPGIGSLTEQIARKAGCVVAYEIDQRLIPILQETLAPYDNITVLNEDILKANVAEMIQEQLSGYTSIKVVANLPYYVTTPILLKLLQENLPLSCIVVMLQKEVGERMTAAPGNKTYGSLSIAVQYYTTAAMAMTVPKTVFVPQPNVDSAVIRLDVRTAPVAEVKDEAFFFTVIRTAFSKRRKTLLNNLLSLNPADAEVPYDKPYLQETLAALGIDGTRRAETLNIAEFAAIANKLGCV
- the purR gene encoding pur operon repressor, coding for MKFRRSGRLIDMTHYLLQHPRQLISLTFFADRYHAAKSSISEDLALVKSTFEEKGIGSLHTVPGASGGVKYIPMVRLDEAEAIATQLTKRLTEIDRILPGDYLYLADVLGDTPMIHQAGRLFASHFAQQPIDVVMTVATKGIPLAYAVAYHLGVPVVIVRRDSKVTEGSTVSINYVSGSTKRIQSMVLAKRSLDAGSNVLIVDDFMKAGGTINGMISMIDEFQANLAGIGVLVEAAGEGGERLVDEYVSLLRLMKVDATTKQIDVDKGTFFQLYNSSSKEETTS